The DNA sequence TTCTGAAATTTTTCCACCCGCTGCAAAAAAAGTAATTTTTGCTTTTGAAAAGTCAAAAGTCTCTAAATTTTCAACTTCTATGTCTTTACCTTTAAAATTAATTTTTGAACCAGCACTTCTTGCAGATGCAACTAAAAAAATTTCTGAAATAGGCAAATTTTTCCTCTCAAGCACTTCTAGTACTTTTCTTCCAACATTGCCCGTGGCTCCGACTATAGCTATATTCATGATGGGGTTGTTATACTAAATGAAAGGTAAATCGCAAACTTTTCCAGCGCAATTATGTCCATTTACAACAACTTTTATATTTTGCTCAGGATTCCAGTATTCTTTTTGCATCATAGCTATACCAATTACTTTTTTGAAGTGAGGTGAATAGCAAGCAGATCTTAATTCTCCAATTAGGTTATTGTGTTCATCTGTCAAATCTAGAGAACCTGTTACACTGATTTCATTAATATCAATTTTTATACCCATCAATTTTTTAGTAATTCCTTCTTCTTTTATTTTGATTAATTTTTCCTTACCCAAAAACTTTGCATCAGTATCTAAGTTAATATACTTATCAAAACCACACTCAAACGGGTTATCATTGTTATCCATATCGTTTCCAAATGATAGAAGAGCACTTTCAATTCTTTCTATTAAATTAGGGCATCCAGGCTTAACATTAAATTCTTTACCAGCTTCAAATAAATGATCATATAACTTTTGACCAGACTCAGTATTTTGAACATAAATTTCATAGCCACCTTGCTTAGACCAACCTGATTGTGCAATTAAATGTTCAACTCCTTCAAAATTAAAATAATCAAATCCAAAAAATTTCAATTTAGTTATTTTTTCGCCAAATACTTTTTCCATTAACTTAAATGATTTTGGACCTTGAACAGCCATGATGTCTACATTTGGTTCAAAGATTTTCACATCAAATTTATTTCCAATTGCTAATCCTTTTGCAAATAAAATTACATCAGAGTCTGCAATGGATATCCACCATTTCTCCTGACTTAATCTCAGCACTACAGGATCATTAATTAATCCACCTTGGTCATCTATAATAGGACAATAATAACATCTACCATCTTTAGATTTAGATAAATCTCTACAAGTCATTAATTGAACTAATTTAGCTGAGTCTTTTCCTGAAATTTCAACTTGCCTTTCTGCTGCAACATCCCAAATTTGAACATGTTCTTTTAAGTGATGATAAGAGTCTTCTACAGATCCAAAGGCTGCTGGAAGCAACATATGGTTATAGATTGTATAAGCTGTTACACCTTGTTTTTCTATTCTTGAAGTATAAGGTGTACTTCTAAGTCTTCTAGATTTTGCTATTGAATAATTTTTCATTTATTTAAAAAATCTAAAACCTTGTCCCGCATTTCAAATGCTTTTTCAATCATAATCATATGCCCACATCCTTCAATTACATGTATAGTTGAATTTTTAATCAATTGAGAGAATTTTTTTCCAGATTCTAAATTAACCATTTTATCTAAAGAACCAAAAACAAACATTGATGGAACCTCGACAGATTCAGCTGCGGTTGAACCATTTTTGTAATTATTACAAGCTATAAGATCTACTGCAAGTATTTCACTTATATCTTTTGGAGATTGAATAATTCTTTCTACTGGATTTCCACCTATAAATTTTTTTGAACCTTCATATCCCCACTTCATCATTAACTTTACTGCATCAGAATCTCCATTTTCTGCAAGCTCAATCAAATCAGGATGAACAGGCATTTTATTGGATCCACCTACAAAAACTATTTTTTTTAGTCTATCTTTGTATCTATGGGAATACTCAAGTATTTCTAAACATCCTTGTGAATGACCAACTAAAATTAAATTTTGAAGATCTAAGGCATCAAATACAAGTTCCAACCATTCTGCTATTTCCTCAATAGTTTTTAAACATGGCCCCTCAGAATTTCCATGTCCTGGTAGATCAATAGATAATACATTGAAATTATTATTTGAAAAAAATTGCTCACTTAATGACCAAACAATATGAGATAAGCCACTTCCATGAAGAAAAACAATGGTATCTTTGTTTTTATCTATACCTTTGCCATTGTCTGAAGCAAAAATACTTTTATTTTCGATTTCAAATATCAATTAGATTCCTAAACTTTTTTTCTCAGTTCAAACTTCTGTATTTTTCCAGTTGATGTCTTAGGTAGTTCGCAAAAAACGACCTTTTTGGGAACTTTAAATCCAGCCAAAGTTTCTTTACAAAAATCAATTAATTCTTTTTCAGTAACAGGCTTATCTTGAACCATCTCGATGAAAGCACAAGGTACTTCTCCCCATTTTTCATCAGGTTTAGCAACTACTGCTGCTATTGAAACCGAAGGATGTTTAGATAAAGTATTTTCAATTTCTATTGATGAAATATTTTCTCCCCCTGAGATAATAATATCTTTAGATCTATCTTGAATTTTTACATATCCATCAGGAAACATAACTGCCAAGTCACCACTATGAAACCATCCATCTTTCATTGCTTTGTCTGTAGCTTCTTTATCTTTAAAGTAACCCTTCATTACTACGTTTCCTCTTATCATAATCTCACCGATAGTTTTTCCATCTTTAGGAACTTCTTTCATCGTCTCTGGATCTAAAACTGTTACTCCTTCTGTATTGGGATACCTTACTCCTTGTCTTGCTTTAATCTCATTTTGTTTATCTTCATCTAAATCATTCCATCCATCATTCCACGCACATTGTGTAACATGACCATAAGTTTCTGTAAGACCATAAACATGCATAACTTCAAATCCAAGAGATTTCATTTTTTTAAAAATAATACTTGGCGGAGGTGCTCCAGCAGTTAAGACGTAAACTTTATGCTTTAATTTTTTTCTATCACTTTCTGGAGCTCCAGTTATCATATTTAAAACTATTGGCGCTCCTCCAAAATGAGTAATGTCATATTTATCAATAAGCTCAAAAATTTTCTTAACATCAATATTTCTTAAGCAAATTGTTCTTCCATTTAACATTGGAACTGTCCATGGATAGCACCAGCCATTACAATGAAACATAGGTACAACTGTTAAAAAGTTTAAACGATTAGGCATATTCCAGGCAACAGTACTTCCTGTGGACATTAAGTACGCACCTCTATGATGGTAAACAACACCTTTAGGATTGCCAGTTGTACCTGAAGTATAACTTAAAGATATTGCCTGCCATTCATCATCAGGCATTTTCCAATCAAAATTCTCATCTCCAGTATTTAAAAAACTTTCGTATTCTAAATCTCCAATTTTTTCCAATTTTGATTGATCAGCATGTTTGTCATTAATATCTATAACAGTGATTTTTTTATTTAAATTTTTTAAAGCTTTTTTTACTTCTACATGTAATTGTCTATCTACAACCAATACCTTTGCATCACTGTGATTTAAAATATAATTAATTGTATTAGCATCTAATCTTATATTAATTGTGTTTAAAACGGCTCCTGTCATTGGAACTGAGTAGTGTGCCTCAAAAATTTCAGGAGTATTAAAAGCTAAAAAAGATACTGTATCTCCTTTTTGAATACCAATTTTAGAAAGTGCACTGGCAAATTTTACTGCTCTTTTATAAACTTCATTCCAAGTATAGCTTCTATCCTCATAAACTATAGCCTCATAATCAGGATAAACATCTTTGGCTCTTTGTAAAAATGTTAGTGGTGTTAATGGAACATAATTTGCATTATTTCTATCCAGATTAATATCGTAATGATTCATTGTTAATTAAATTTAAATTTCATTATATTTGAGCTACCTGAAACTGCTGATTTATAATGATATTCTGCTCTTGGTAACACTTTTTCAAAGTAGAATGTAGCTGTATTAATTTTGTCTGAATAAAACTCTTTATTTTCCTCATAATCTTTAAAACTGATTTCTAAGATTTTTATCCATGAAAAAGCAATCGAAATATAACCAAGTGTTTTTAAATAGTCATTTGCAGCTGCAGAAACATCATCTTTTTCTATTTTACTTTTGTCTACAATCCAACCAGTGAACTTTGATAAAATATCAAGATAATATGTAAGATCTTTTGTAAAAGATTTTACCTTTTCATGTTTGTTTTCACATTCAGATTTTATCATTTCTAAAAATTTAGAAATTACATCACCATTTCTATTTATTAATTTTCTAAATACTAAATCAGCAGCTTGAACTGAATTGGTTCCTTCATATATCGGTGTAATTCTATTATCTCTATATAACTGTTCAATACCTTGGTCTTTGGTATAACCGTACCCTCCATGAATCTGCATAGCATCACTCGTAATCTCCATAGCTAAATCAGTAAATAAAGATTTCACTACAGGTGTCATCAAAGAAACATAATCAGAAGCTTCCTGTTTAATTTTTTCATCTGGATGATGAAGACTAACTTCAGTTTGTTGAGACAACCAAAAGCATAAAGCTCTTTCTCCCTCAATTATAGATTTCATATTTAATAAAGTTCTTCTTATGTCTGCATGGTCAATAATAAAATCTGCACCATTTGAAGATTTAGAATTATTAGTTTTTCCTTGTTTTCTCTCTTTTGCATAAGCAAGTGAATTTTGGTAAGCAATTTCTGAAATACCCAATCCCTGAATACCGACTACAATTCTCTCAAGATTCATCATGGTAAACATTGCATTTAAACCTTTGTCCTTAGGACCAATCATATATCCTGTTGCATCATCAAAGTTTAAGACACAAGTTGCCGAACCTTTAATTCCCATTTTTGTTTCAATAGATCCCGTTGAAATGCCATTTCTTTGTCCAACCGATCCATCTTGATTTACTAAAAACTTGGGTACTAAAAATAAACTTATTCCTTTTGTTCCTGTAGGTGAGTCAGTAGATCTAGCTAAGACTAAATGAACAATATTTTCTGTTAAGTCATGATCGCCTGATGTGATGAAAATTTTTTGGCCAGTTATTTTATAAGTTCCATCAGATTGACTAACTGCTTTTGTTTTAAGTAAACCTAAATCAGTACCACAAACAGGTTCTGTTAAGCACATCGTACCACTCCACTTACCTTCTACAATTTTAGGTAAATATTTATCTTTTATTTCATCAGTAGCGTGATGATTAATACAATTGTATGCTCCAATACTTAATTCACTATAAAGTTTAAAAGATAAACTCGCTGAAGACAGCATTTCGTCAAAAAAAGCACTCACTGTTTTTGGCATTCCTTGACCACCATATTTTGGATCGCATGACAATGAAGTCCATCCATCCTCAATATATTTTTGATAAGTTTCTTTGTATCCTGGTGGTGTTCTAACTACACCATTTTCTAAAACTGCCGGATTTTCATCACCTGCTTTAGCAAGTGGTAAAATTAAATTTTGATTGATTTTAGCTGCTTCTTCTAAAATATCTTTAACCAAATCTGAGCTGACTTCATTATATCTTTCAAGATCATTATAATTTTTGTTATCTCTTAATTTTTCATAGAGAAACATCATATCTTTGACAGGTGCAGAATAACTTGGCATTTAAAAAGCTTAGAATACTTAGAGATTTATTGCAATTTTGAAATTATCGCATCGCCCATTTGCGAAGTAGATACTTCTTTCATACCCTCAGAAAGGATATCTTTCGTTCTTAGACCATCATTTAATACAGCCTGCACTGCATTTTCTAAAGCATCAGCTTCATTATCAAGATCTAAAGAATATCTTAAAGCCATTGCAAAACTTAGTACTGTTGCGATTGGATTTGCTAGCCCTTTTCCTGCAATATCAGGAGCTGAACCATGTATAGGTTCATACATTGCTCTCATTTCACCATCTTTATTTTTTGCACCTAAAGATGCAGAAGGTAATAACCCTAAAGATCCTGTTAACATCGAAGCTTGATCTGAAAGCATATCACCAAATAAATTATCAGTGACAATTACATCAAACTGTTTTGGATTTCTAAGTAATTGCATTGCACAGTTATCTGCAAGCATATGACTTAGCTCAACATCTTTGTATTCTTTTTCATGAAGTTCCTGAACTTCTTCTTTCCATAGTTGTCCAGCTTCCATAACATTAGATTTCTCACAAGATGTAACTTTATTTGATCTTTTTCTAGCAAGATCAAAGGCAACTCTTGCAACTCTAGTAATTTCACTAGTAGTATAAGTATGAGTGTTTATTCCTTTTCTTTCACCATTTTCTATTGGTTTAATACCTCTTGGTTCACCAAAATAAATTCCACCTGTTAATTCTCTTACAATCATTATATCTAAACCCGAAACTACTTCTGGTTTAAGTGTTGATGCACCAACTAACTGTTCAAAACATATGGCAGGTCTCAAATTTGCAAATAATTTTAATTCTTTTCTTAATTTTAATAAAGCTCTCTCCGGTTTTTTTGAAAACTCAATATTATCCCACTTAGGTCCTCCAACTGCACCGAGCATAACAACTTCGCTCTCTAAAGCTTTATAAAAAACTTCATCTGTTATAGGTGTACCGTGTTTATCGTAAGAACATCCACCCGCAAGATCTTCATCTATTTCAAAGTCTAAAGATTTTTTATCATTAAACCAATTAATTATTTTTCTAACTTCTCCAATTACCTCAGGTCCAATACCATCACCTGGTAATAATAGAATTTTTCTTTTTTTTACTTTAATCATTAAAAACCCAAGGTTTTTTATCTTTTAACTGATTTTCAAAATTTTGAATTTTATCAGATTTTTTTAAAGAAAGAGCAATGTCATCTAATCCTTCTAACAAACATTTTTTCTTAAATGGATCTATTTCAAATTTAATTTCATTGTTTCCGTAAATAATTTTTTGATCATTTAAGTCTACAGAAATTTCTTCTTTTCTATTTGCATATTCAGAAAGTTCTTTTATTTTTTCTTCTTCAAGAATTATTGGTAAAATTCCATTTTTAAAACAATTACTATAAAAAATATCAGCATAACTTGAACTAATCACACAAGTAATTCCAAAATCTAACAATGCCCATGGAGCATGCTCTCTTGATGAACCACATCCAAAATTGTTGCCTGCAATTAAAATTTTTGAGTTATTAAATGGTTCCTGATTTAATACAAAATCATTAATTTCTTTTCCATTATCGTCATATCTCATTTCAAAAAACAAATTTTTTCCAAGTCCAGTTCTTTTTATTGTTTTTAAAAATTGCTTAGGAATAATCATATCTGTATCAATATTTACGATTGGTAAATAAGCAGGAATGCTTTTTAATGTATTAAATTTTTGCATTTAATTTTGATACTTTCTTACATCATCTAAATTACCAGAGATTGCAGCTGCAGCTGCCATCCCGGGGCTCACTAGATGCGTTCTGCCACCTCTTCCCTGTCTTCCTTCGAAGTTTCTGTTTGAAGTAGATGCACATCTTTCCTCTGGTTTTAATTTATCTGCATTCATTGCTAAACACATAGAACAGCCTGGCTCTCTCCATTCAAATCCTGAATTTACAAATATTTTATCTAAACCTTCTTGCTCAGCTTGTTCTTTAACCAATCCTGACCCTGGAACTACAATGGCATTTACATGAGATGATATTTTTTTATCCTTTAAGATTTTGGCAGCTTCTCTTAAATCTTCAATTCTTCCATTTGTACAGCTTCCAATAAAAACTTTATCTATCTTGATATCAGTTGCTGCCATATCAGGTGTTAGTCCCATATATTTTAATGCTCTTTCAATTGAGTTCTTTTTATCCTCATCTTTTTCATTTTGAGGATTTGGTACTTTTCCATCGATTGTAATTACATCTTGAGGTGAAGTCCCCCAAGTAATCATTGGTAAAATATCATTTGCATTAAGATTTATTTCTTTATCAAAACTTGCATCAGCATCTGTTTTTAAACTGTTCCAGTATTCAAGTGCCTTTTCCCAATTTTCTCCTTTTGGAGACATGGGTTTACCTTTTAAATATTCAAATATTTTTTCATCTGGAGCAATTAATCCAGCTCTTGCACCACCCTCAATGGTCATATTGCAAATAGTCATTCTCTGTTCAACACTCAAAGATCTTATTAAATCTCCAGCATATTCAACTACACAACCTGTTCCTCCTGCAGTACCAATCTTTCCGATGATTTGAAGTATTACATCTTTAGATGTTACTCCTAATGGAAGTATTCCATTAACATTAATTCTAAAATTTTTTGCTTTCTTTTGAACGAGTGTTTGCGTTGCTAAAACATGTTCAACTTCAGATGTTCCAATACCAAAAGCTAATGATCCAAAAGCTCCATGAGTTGCAGTATGACTATCTCCACATACAATAACTGTTCCTGGTTGAGTAAAACCTTGTTCTGGTCCAATAATATGAACAATTCCTTGTCGTTTATCATCCATACCAAAAAGCTGTACACCAAATTCCTTACAATTTGATTCTAATGTATCAACTTGTATTTTTGATTCCTGATCTGATATCCCTTTAGTTCTATCTGTCGTTGGAACATTATGATCAGCAACAGCTAAAGTTAAATTAGGATGACGAACTTTTCTATTTGAATTTCTTAAGCCTTCAAAAGCTTGTGGACTAGTAACTTCATGAATTAAGTGTCTATCGACAAACAATAAAGCTGTTCCATCTTCTTGCTGATCTACTAAATGATCATTCCAAATTTTATCGTAAAGAGTAGTGGACATTGAAAAAAAAATTATTTTTTTTCTGAAGTACTTTCTGTTGATTGTTCGGCAGTAGCTTCTTCTGTCTTAGGGGCTTCTTCTTTTGGAGCTTCTGCAGCTGGTGCTGCTTCTACTTTAGGAGCCTCTTCCTTTGGAGCTTCTGTTGGTGGTGCTACATTTTCTTCAGTAACTGTTTCAGGTTTCGCATCAACATCAATACCAATTTTTTTTCTGATTTTTTCTGCAATCCTTGCTGATTTACCTGTTCTATCTCTTAGATAGTATAATTTTGCTCTTCTTACTTTTCCTGATCTAATAACTTTAATTGAGTCAATTAGAGTTCCATAAAGTGGAAATGTTCTTTCAACACCTTCACCAAAAGAAATTTTTCTAACTGTGAAAGACGAGTTTAAATCTCTGCTTTTTTTTGCAATACAAACGCCTTCAAAATACTGAATTCTCTCTTTTTTTCCCTCTGTAATTCTAACACCTACTTTAACTACATCTCCAGGGTAGAATTCAGGTATCTTTTTTTCTGAAAGTATTTTTTTAACGTTATGTTGATTTATCTCTTCAATTGTTTTCATAGTTATATTTATCAAATTAATTCTTCTTATATTTTTCCCATAAATCTGGTCTTCGGACGCGTGTTATAGCCTCAGATTGAGATAAACGCCAGTGTTTAATTTTACTGTGATCTCCTGACAAAAGTACTTCAGGAACCGCTTTTTCCTCCCAAATTTGAGGTTTTGTGAACTGAGGATACTCTAATAATCCATTTTCAAAACTTTCGTTTACCTTAGAATTCTCATTTCCCAGAACACCGGGTAAAAGTCTCAAAATACTATCAATCACCACAAATGCTGCTGACTCTCCTCCTGATAAAATAAAGTCTCCAATACTAACTTCTTCTATATTTCTTGTGCTTAACACTCTTTCATCAACTCCTTCGAAATGTCCACAAATTATCGAAACCGATTTTTCCTTCGATAATTCTTTGGCATAATTTTGATCAAATTTTTTTCCTCTAGGAGATAAATATAATATTTTTTCTCCTTCATTTTTATTTTGATCTAATGATTTAGCTAATACATCTGCCTTCATCAACATACCTGAACCACCTCCATATGGAGTATCATCTACAGTTTTATGTTTATCCTCAGCAGCATCTCTAATGTTTACCACTTTTAAATTCCAAATATTTTTAGACATTGCTTTTCCATACAGACCTTTAGACAAAGGACCAGGAAAAATATCTGGATAAAGTGTAAACACTTGAGCTTGCCACATAGATTATCTTTAGTTTATTTTTTTTCCTCAGCTGGAGCTTCTTCCTTTGGAGCTTCTGCTGCTGGAGCTGCTTCTGCTTTAGGAGCTTCTTCTTTTGGAGCTTCTTCTTTTGGAGCTTCTGCTGCTGGAGCTGCTTCTGCTGCTGGAGCTTTAGGAGCTTCTGCACCATCTTCCTCTTTTTTATTTCTTTCTTTTTTAGGAACAGCTTTATTTGGATTATTTCCAGCTGCTGGCATAGGGATTAAATCATTTTCACCTAAAATTCTTTCAACTCTTGTTGTTGGTTTAGCGCCTTGACCTAGCCAATATTTAATTCTTTCAGCTTCAAGACCTACTCTTTCTTTTTTATCTTTAGGAAGTAGTGGGTTAAAAAAACCAACTTTTTCTATAAATCTTCCATCTCTTGGGAAACGACTGTCAGCTACAACAACTTTGTAAACTGGTCTCTTTTTAGAGCCTCCCCTTGATAATCTAAGTTTTAACATTTGTTCTCCTTATTTTATTATTTTAGTTTATTAAATAGCTCTGGTGGTATCCCTTGATCAGACATACCTTTCAGATTTCCTTTTGACATCTTTTTCATCATTTCAGACATCATTTTAAATTGCTTAAGCAATTTATTGATAGTGGCTGGATCTGTGCCAGAACCATTAGCAATTCTTTTTTTTCTTGAACCATCAATTACTTTTGGATTCTCTCTCTCTTTTTTTGTCATTGATAAAATGATAGCTTCGTTTTTTGTTATAATACTTTCGTCAATCCCTGCTGAATCCATTTGAGATTTAATTTTAGATACTCCTGGCATAAAAGACATGATCCCCTCAATGCCTCCCATTTTTTTCATTTGTCTTAATTGAGAAAGGTAATCTTCCATAGAAAATTGACCCTTTTTTAAATTTTCTTCAGCTTTTTTAATGTTCTCTTCGCCTAAATCTTGAGCAGCTTTTTCTACAAGAGAAACAATGTCTCCCATTCCTAAAATTCTATTTGCTATTCTATCTGGATGAAATACCTCAAAATTTTCTATTTTTTCACCTATACCCAAAAATTTTATTGGAACATTTGATACATATTTCATACTCACGGCAGCTCCACCTCTGGCATCACCGTCAGCTCTAGTTAATATTATTCCAGATAAGTTAACTGTGTTTTTGAACTCTTTTGCAACTGAAGCAGCAACTTGACCTGTAAGAGAGTCCGCTACAAGAAAAGTTTCTGCTGGATTAATAATGCTCTCAATTTGTTTGATCTCGCTCATCATTTGTAAATCAATTTGAGTTCTCCCAGCTGTATCAAACAAAATTATATCTGCTCCATTTAGATTTGCTGCACTCATGGCTCTTTGGCAAATATCAGTTGGTTGTTGACCTTCGATAATTGGAAGTGTCAAAATATTATTCTGTTCACCTAAAGATCTAAGCTGTTCTTGTGCTGCTGGCCTATAAATGTCCAAACTGACCATCATCACTTTTTTCTTTTTATTATCTTCTAAATATTTAGCTAATTTTGCAGTAGAAGTTGTTTTACCCGAACCCTGCAAACCAACCATCATCATAGGAACTGGTGGTACAGCATTTAAATTTATGTCTGCATTGCTAGAACCTAGTAAATTTACTAGCTCATCGTAGACAATTTTTACAACCATATCTCCAGGAGAAGTTGATCTTATAATTTCTTGTCCTAAAGCTTTAGGTTTTACGTTTTCAACAAATTCTTTTGCAACATCTAAAGAAACATCTGCCTCAAGTAATGCTTGTCTAATACTTCTCAAACCCTCATCTACCTGAGCTTCATTCAGAGAGGGTGCTTTTTTTAAAGAAGAAAAAATTTCTTCAAATTTATTTGTTAAATTTTCAAACATATATTTTTTTGTTACGCATAGCAGTAACGCACTAGTGGGCGAACTCTCGCTGACTAGTGTCGATCTCTTTGTTTCCAAAGACACCGCAAAGTTAATGTTTTTGCGGAAACGGCAACAACCTATAATAGAGGTTCAAAAAGTCAATAAATAAGTTAAATATCTAATTATGAATATTAAAGCATTTAAAATGGACGGTTTAGGCAATGATTTTGTAATTATTGATAATAGAGAAAAAGTTACAAATCTTACCAAAGACCAAATAATTAAAATTTGTGACAGAAACTTTATAGGATGCGACCAACTTATATTAATTAATAAAGACCAAAATTACGATGCTTCAATAGAATTTTTTAACTCTGACGGTGGGATTTCTGGTGCATGTGGAAATGGTACAAGGTGTGTGGCTGAGCTATTAGGAAAAGAAAAAAATAAAGACACGATTATATTAACAACTTTATCTGGCCATTTAAAATCTCATATTTTAGGAGAAAAATTAGTATCTACTGAAATTGGTTTGGGCAGAACTAAATGGAATGAAATTCCATTATCTGAAGAATTAGAAACTAAAAACTTAAATATTAAAATTGTTGATTCAAATAATAATGAATTTTTTGGAGGAACGGCCGTCAATGTGGGAAATCCTCATATAATTTTTTTTGTGGAAGAC is a window from the Candidatus Pelagibacter ubique HIMB140 genome containing:
- a CDS encoding dimethylsulfoniopropionate demethylase, yielding MKNYSIAKSRRLRSTPYTSRIEKQGVTAYTIYNHMLLPAAFGSVEDSYHHLKEHVQIWDVAAERQVEISGKDSAKLVQLMTCRDLSKSKDGRCYYCPIIDDQGGLINDPVVLRLSQEKWWISIADSDVILFAKGLAIGNKFDVKIFEPNVDIMAVQGPKSFKLMEKVFGEKITKLKFFGFDYFNFEGVEHLIAQSGWSKQGGYEIYVQNTESGQKLYDHLFEAGKEFNVKPGCPNLIERIESALLSFGNDMDNNDNPFECGFDKYINLDTDAKFLGKEKLIKIKEEGITKKLMGIKIDINEISVTGSLDLTDEHNNLIGELRSACYSPHFKKVIGIAMMQKEYWNPEQNIKVVVNGHNCAGKVCDLPFI
- a CDS encoding alpha/beta fold hydrolase; this encodes MIFEIENKSIFASDNGKGIDKNKDTIVFLHGSGLSHIVWSLSEQFFSNNNFNVLSIDLPGHGNSEGPCLKTIEEIAEWLELVFDALDLQNLILVGHSQGCLEILEYSHRYKDRLKKIVFVGGSNKMPVHPDLIELAENGDSDAVKLMMKWGYEGSKKFIGGNPVERIIQSPKDISEILAVDLIACNNYKNGSTAAESVEVPSMFVFGSLDKMVNLESGKKFSQLIKNSTIHVIEGCGHMIMIEKAFEMRDKVLDFLNK
- a CDS encoding acyl-CoA synthetase, yielding MNHYDINLDRNNANYVPLTPLTFLQRAKDVYPDYEAIVYEDRSYTWNEVYKRAVKFASALSKIGIQKGDTVSFLAFNTPEIFEAHYSVPMTGAVLNTINIRLDANTINYILNHSDAKVLVVDRQLHVEVKKALKNLNKKITVIDINDKHADQSKLEKIGDLEYESFLNTGDENFDWKMPDDEWQAISLSYTSGTTGNPKGVVYHHRGAYLMSTGSTVAWNMPNRLNFLTVVPMFHCNGWCYPWTVPMLNGRTICLRNIDVKKIFELIDKYDITHFGGAPIVLNMITGAPESDRKKLKHKVYVLTAGAPPPSIIFKKMKSLGFEVMHVYGLTETYGHVTQCAWNDGWNDLDEDKQNEIKARQGVRYPNTEGVTVLDPETMKEVPKDGKTIGEIMIRGNVVMKGYFKDKEATDKAMKDGWFHSGDLAVMFPDGYVKIQDRSKDIIISGGENISSIEIENTLSKHPSVSIAAVVAKPDEKWGEVPCAFIEMVQDKPVTEKELIDFCKETLAGFKVPKKVVFCELPKTSTGKIQKFELRKKV
- a CDS encoding acyl-CoA dehydrogenase family protein yields the protein MPSYSAPVKDMMFLYEKLRDNKNYNDLERYNEVSSDLVKDILEEAAKINQNLILPLAKAGDENPAVLENGVVRTPPGYKETYQKYIEDGWTSLSCDPKYGGQGMPKTVSAFFDEMLSSASLSFKLYSELSIGAYNCINHHATDEIKDKYLPKIVEGKWSGTMCLTEPVCGTDLGLLKTKAVSQSDGTYKITGQKIFITSGDHDLTENIVHLVLARSTDSPTGTKGISLFLVPKFLVNQDGSVGQRNGISTGSIETKMGIKGSATCVLNFDDATGYMIGPKDKGLNAMFTMMNLERIVVGIQGLGISEIAYQNSLAYAKERKQGKTNNSKSSNGADFIIDHADIRRTLLNMKSIIEGERALCFWLSQQTEVSLHHPDEKIKQEASDYVSLMTPVVKSLFTDLAMEITSDAMQIHGGYGYTKDQGIEQLYRDNRITPIYEGTNSVQAADLVFRKLINRNGDVISKFLEMIKSECENKHEKVKSFTKDLTYYLDILSKFTGWIVDKSKIEKDDVSAAANDYLKTLGYISIAFSWIKILEISFKDYEENKEFYSDKINTATFYFEKVLPRAEYHYKSAVSGSSNIMKFKFN
- the leuB gene encoding 3-isopropylmalate dehydrogenase, translated to MIKVKKRKILLLPGDGIGPEVIGEVRKIINWFNDKKSLDFEIDEDLAGGCSYDKHGTPITDEVFYKALESEVVMLGAVGGPKWDNIEFSKKPERALLKLRKELKLFANLRPAICFEQLVGASTLKPEVVSGLDIMIVRELTGGIYFGEPRGIKPIENGERKGINTHTYTTSEITRVARVAFDLARKRSNKVTSCEKSNVMEAGQLWKEEVQELHEKEYKDVELSHMLADNCAMQLLRNPKQFDVIVTDNLFGDMLSDQASMLTGSLGLLPSASLGAKNKDGEMRAMYEPIHGSAPDIAGKGLANPIATVLSFAMALRYSLDLDNEADALENAVQAVLNDGLRTKDILSEGMKEVSTSQMGDAIISKLQ
- the leuD gene encoding 3-isopropylmalate dehydratase small subunit; this translates as MQKFNTLKSIPAYLPIVNIDTDMIIPKQFLKTIKRTGLGKNLFFEMRYDDNGKEINDFVLNQEPFNNSKILIAGNNFGCGSSREHAPWALLDFGITCVISSSYADIFYSNCFKNGILPIILEEEKIKELSEYANRKEEISVDLNDQKIIYGNNEIKFEIDPFKKKCLLEGLDDIALSLKKSDKIQNFENQLKDKKPWVFND
- the leuC gene encoding 3-isopropylmalate dehydratase large subunit; translation: MSTTLYDKIWNDHLVDQQEDGTALLFVDRHLIHEVTSPQAFEGLRNSNRKVRHPNLTLAVADHNVPTTDRTKGISDQESKIQVDTLESNCKEFGVQLFGMDDKRQGIVHIIGPEQGFTQPGTVIVCGDSHTATHGAFGSLAFGIGTSEVEHVLATQTLVQKKAKNFRINVNGILPLGVTSKDVILQIIGKIGTAGGTGCVVEYAGDLIRSLSVEQRMTICNMTIEGGARAGLIAPDEKIFEYLKGKPMSPKGENWEKALEYWNSLKTDADASFDKEINLNANDILPMITWGTSPQDVITIDGKVPNPQNEKDEDKKNSIERALKYMGLTPDMAATDIKIDKVFIGSCTNGRIEDLREAAKILKDKKISSHVNAIVVPGSGLVKEQAEQEGLDKIFVNSGFEWREPGCSMCLAMNADKLKPEERCASTSNRNFEGRQGRGGRTHLVSPGMAAAAAISGNLDDVRKYQN
- the rplS gene encoding 50S ribosomal protein L19, yielding MKTIEEINQHNVKKILSEKKIPEFYPGDVVKVGVRITEGKKERIQYFEGVCIAKKSRDLNSSFTVRKISFGEGVERTFPLYGTLIDSIKVIRSGKVRRAKLYYLRDRTGKSARIAEKIRKKIGIDVDAKPETVTEENVAPPTEAPKEEAPKVEAAPAAEAPKEEAPKTEEATAEQSTESTSEKK